A window of Acidimicrobiales bacterium genomic DNA:
GATCCGGGGCGGCGGCATCGTCGCCTCCCGGGTCCTCCAGCGCCTGATCGACGACCGGGACGCCTTCGGCCTCCAGACCCAGATCCTCCACCTGTTCCGCACCTACATCACGGGTTCCCACGGGCCCAACATCTTCCTGCGCCGACCGGGGGGGGACGGCTGGGCCTACCAGGGCTTCAACTGGCCCAAGTCGACCTGGGGCGGGCGCTACAAGGCCCAGTTCGAGAAGCTCGAGGGCGAGGACCGCAAGAAGCTCTACGAGCAGCTCGGCGGCACCAACACCCCGATCCGCAAGAACTGGATGGAACAGCTGGCGCGCGGTCGCAAGGAGGGCTGGTACCGCACCTACATCGGCACCGTCGACTCGGTCGTCCCCGGTTCCGACGGCACCGTCGTGACCAAGGTGAAGGCCAAGGACGGCTCCATCCTCGAGGTCCCCGCCCACTTCGTCATCGACTGCACCGGCCTCGAGGCCGACATCCGCGAGCACCGCCTGTACGCCGACCTGTTCGACCACTCCGGCGCCCAGCGCAACGTCCTCGGCCGGCTCGACACCGAGCGCAGCTTCGAGGTGCGGGGCACCCAGAGCGCCCCGGGCTGCATGTACGCCGCCGGCAGCATGACGCTCGGCAACTACTTCGCCGGCATCGACACCTTCCTCGGCCTCCAGTACGCCGCCGTGCGGATCATGGACGACCTGGCCTCCCGGGGGTTCATCAAGAAGATGGGGCCGGTCCGGAGCGCGACGCAATGGTGGAAGTGGGCCCGGCACAAGGACCTCCCGAAGTGATCGCCACGCCCGCTCCCCTGTCCCGACCGCTCAGAGAGGTGCCCGCATGATCCCCGTGCTGCTGGGCCGCATCCAGACGCGCCTGTTGGCGTCGTTCACGGTCGGCCTGATCTGGACGATCATCATCACGCCGTTCCTGTACATCAACCAGCCGGGGAACCAGGGCTACGCCTTCGTCCTCACCATCGACACGATGGGCGGCGAGAACGCCATCCTCCAGACCTACAAGCTCACCCTCGCCGCCCTGGCCATCACCGCCCTCGTCGGTGCCTTCGTCTGGGAGCCGATCTACCACTTCCTCATGCAGTTCCGGTGGGAGAAGGACTGGCCGGCCTTCTTCCAGCTGCTGGAGGTCGTGCCCGAAGGGCTGTCCACGTTCCTCCTGCTGCACGTCTCGGGCCTCAACCCCTTCGGGGACATCGGGCTCGACAAGGAGCAGTACGTGCCGGTGCTGGCCTACATCTTCCTGTTCTTCACCACCTGGATCGCCGTCTGGCTCTTCGTCAACGGGCCGATGAAGATCTTCTTCGTCCGCTGGCGCTTCCGCGGCGGCCGGCTCATCTGACGAGGGACCCCATGGATCGCATCGCCGACTACCAGTTCATCCAGCCCCTCGGTGAGGGGAGCAGTGGCAGCTACTACCTGGCCGCCGCCCCGCCCCGGCTCGGCATCGCCGCCGACCACGTGGCGGTGAAGGTCCTCCAGGTGGCGGCGGGCGAGGACGCCTTCCACCGCCTCACCCGGGAGCTCCGCACCTTCGCCAAGGTCCGCAGCGCCCACCTGGTCACGCTGTACGACGCCGGGCAGGAGGCCGGGCGCTGCTACTACGCCATGGAGTACTGCCCCGGCGGCTCCCTGGCCCACCCGGCCCGGGAGCTGAGCCGAGCCGACAAGGTGGCGGCGGTGGCCACCGCGGCCCGGGCCGCCAACGACCTCCACGAGGCGGGCATCGCCCACCGCGACATCAAGCCGGCCAACATCCTCCTCACCGACCAGGGGGCCAAGCTCTCCGACCTGGGCCTGGTCCAGGTGCTGGCCCCGGGCCAGACCATCACCGGGCTGGGCGGCATCGGCTCGGTGGAGTACCTCGACCCGGCCATCATGCGCGGCGAGCGGGCCTCGCGCTCCAGCGACATATGGGCCCTGGGCGTCAGCCTCCACCGGGTGCTCAGCGCCCGGGGCGTCTACGGGGACCTGCCCGAGCGCGACCCCCTGCTGGCCGTGCGCCGGGTGCTCTCCTCCCCGCCGACGCTCGATCCCAGCCTGAGCGACACCGAGGCCGAGTTGGTCCGGCGCTGCCTCGACCCCGACCCCGCGGCCCGGTTCCGCACCGCGGCCGAGCTGGCCGACGCCCTCGACGCCCTTGGGAGCACGTCATGAACCTCGCCGACGGACGTCTCGCCACTGCCCCCGGCACCGACGGCCTGGTGTGCCGCACCGCCGGGGCGGTGCTCTTCGTCGCCGCCCGCACGCCGGCCTCCGAGGTCGCCCGCCTGGTGGAGGAGGTCCGCGGCCACGACGAGCCCCAGCCGGCCCGCACCCTGGCCCGGCAGCTGGCCATCCTGGTGGGCGGCGACGCCGACACCAGCCTGCCCGGCTTCGCCCTGGTGGCGGCCTCGCCGGGGG
This region includes:
- a CDS encoding serine/threonine-protein kinase, whose amino-acid sequence is MDRIADYQFIQPLGEGSSGSYYLAAAPPRLGIAADHVAVKVLQVAAGEDAFHRLTRELRTFAKVRSAHLVTLYDAGQEAGRCYYAMEYCPGGSLAHPARELSRADKVAAVATAARAANDLHEAGIAHRDIKPANILLTDQGAKLSDLGLVQVLAPGQTITGLGGIGSVEYLDPAIMRGERASRSSDIWALGVSLHRVLSARGVYGDLPERDPLLAVRRVLSSPPTLDPSLSDTEAELVRRCLDPDPAARFRTAAELADALDALGSTS